One window from the genome of Acidobacteriota bacterium encodes:
- a CDS encoding YbjN domain-containing protein has protein sequence MEFQTEAHQRVYEKSRDYLHTLFGEVNVKVMDDTFVLQEGSTFVYVRTLAIGEKKSGVEVFAYVVVDVEVTEQLMRYLLTYNLRLILGGFGLARGEGDKGTVLLTHTILGDSMDREELYASVSAIARVADDLDDQIVTAFGGRTARDKLMSGKKEPVEYWE, from the coding sequence ATGGAATTCCAAACCGAAGCTCACCAAAGAGTGTACGAGAAATCTCGCGACTATCTGCATACGCTGTTCGGTGAAGTAAACGTCAAGGTCATGGACGACACGTTCGTATTGCAGGAAGGCTCGACGTTCGTCTACGTTCGCACTCTTGCGATTGGTGAAAAGAAGTCAGGGGTGGAGGTCTTCGCGTACGTAGTCGTCGATGTGGAGGTGACCGAACAGTTGATGCGATACCTGCTCACCTACAATCTTCGGCTGATACTCGGCGGGTTCGGGCTGGCTCGCGGCGAAGGCGACAAAGGCACGGTGCTGCTTACGCATACGATACTAGGGGACTCGATGGACCGCGAGGAGCTTTACGCAAGCGTGTCAGCCATCGCGAGGGTTGCCGACGATCTTGATGACCAGATCGTCACGGCCTTCGGCGGACGGACCGCGCGCGACAAGCTGATGTCGGGAAAGAAAGAACCGGTCGAGTATTGGGAGTAG
- a CDS encoding amino acid permease — protein sequence MNTLNSTSSIADASPPRFVRAVGLFGLIAIAVNGVIGSGIFVLPATVASLLGPASPVAYIVAAVLIALIVLCFAEAGSMFEQTGGPYLYARAAFGSFVGLEVGWMFLLSRLAATSAIANAFTAYLGYFWPTLGSGTGRAIALTCLIWGLAWLNLVGVRYGSWTVNVLTIVKVVPLLLFVFAGLFFVDSTRYQILAFPDAGPLRQASLALIFAFGGFENASVPTEEVKNPTRNLPIALIASIAVTTVLYILIQIVALGTLPGLADDATPLASAARMFLGPAGAAILTAGAVLSTTGSNSAVILVGPRILYALAKGGQLPRALARVHPRYRTPHVAVIVFALAAWLIALYGNFAQLVTVSAIARLLFSATTCLAVPVLRRKMPDANRKFRVPGGILMPGLAAMISIWLLTGINRAQAIAGAVALLAGAVLYFIFRETKTAD from the coding sequence ATGAACACCCTCAACTCCACCAGTTCGATCGCCGACGCCTCCCCGCCTCGATTCGTAAGAGCCGTTGGACTGTTTGGACTGATCGCGATCGCGGTCAACGGAGTGATCGGTTCTGGAATCTTCGTCTTGCCTGCGACGGTTGCGTCATTGCTCGGACCCGCCAGTCCCGTCGCCTATATCGTCGCGGCAGTCCTGATCGCGCTGATCGTGCTGTGCTTCGCCGAAGCCGGAAGCATGTTCGAGCAAACAGGCGGACCCTACCTTTACGCCCGCGCGGCGTTCGGGAGCTTTGTCGGACTGGAAGTCGGGTGGATGTTTCTGCTGTCGAGGCTGGCGGCAACGTCGGCGATCGCTAATGCCTTCACCGCCTATCTCGGATATTTCTGGCCCACGCTTGGAAGCGGGACTGGACGCGCGATTGCTCTCACGTGTTTGATTTGGGGGCTGGCCTGGCTCAACCTGGTTGGAGTCAGGTACGGCTCGTGGACAGTGAACGTGCTAACGATCGTCAAGGTAGTTCCTCTATTGCTATTCGTCTTCGCCGGGTTGTTCTTCGTCGATAGCACTCGTTACCAGATACTCGCGTTTCCAGACGCCGGCCCGTTGCGACAGGCGAGCCTCGCGCTGATATTCGCGTTCGGCGGATTCGAGAATGCGTCGGTGCCGACCGAGGAAGTTAAGAATCCCACACGGAATCTGCCGATCGCGTTGATCGCATCGATTGCGGTGACCACGGTGCTGTACATTTTGATTCAAATAGTCGCGCTGGGCACGCTACCTGGGTTGGCAGATGACGCAACACCGCTGGCTTCTGCCGCGCGAATGTTCCTGGGTCCCGCGGGCGCGGCCATATTGACGGCCGGCGCGGTGCTTTCTACAACAGGGAGCAACAGCGCGGTGATTCTGGTTGGACCGCGCATCCTGTATGCGCTCGCCAAGGGCGGCCAGTTGCCGCGCGCTCTGGCACGAGTGCACCCGCGCTATCGCACACCTCACGTTGCGGTGATCGTTTTTGCCTTGGCCGCGTGGTTGATCGCGCTGTACGGGAACTTCGCTCAGCTTGTAACCGTGAGCGCCATCGCCCGTTTGCTGTTCAGCGCGACTACTTGTCTTGCGGTGCCGGTATTGAGGCGAAAGATGCCCGATGCCAACCGCAAATTCAGAGTGCCGGGCGGCATTCTCATGCCAGGACTGGCGGCGATGATTTCGATCTGGTTGCTCACAGGGATAAACAGGGCTCAAGCGATTGCGGGAGCAGTCGCCCTTCTGGCTGGCGCGGTGCTTTATTTCATCTTTCGAGAAACAAAAACGGCCGATTGA